A region of the Leopardus geoffroyi isolate Oge1 chromosome C2, O.geoffroyi_Oge1_pat1.0, whole genome shotgun sequence genome:
CCTCCTCTTACAAGGACAACAATCAGATTGCATTAGAGGGCACCCCCCAATGGCcctattttaacttaaaatctaATAATGACTTAACAGAGTTCTGGCGCTACTAAGTACATTTTGAAACAAATTCCTCCTGGAACTAAGattgttatcttattttatttttttactttatttattttgagagacacagagacagcatgagcaggggaggggcagagagagagagggaaagagagaaaatccccagcaggctccctgctgccagcagAGTCCAtattcggggctcaaacccacaaaaccgcgagatcatgacctacgccgaaaccgagagtcggacacttaactgactgagccatccaggtgtccctgagaTTGTTATTTTAGAAAGCTATACGCCAAGCCAACATGCAAATACTCTAgcactttctttcccttttgtagCACGTAATCATGTTTGCCCTCTGGATAGGGAGGGCTACAGAAAAAGTTCTGCACTAACTGTGCAGATTGAATCTGCAGATTTAGACCATCTGCAGATTTAGACTGGCAGAAAAATCTGCCACAAACCATGTGGCCTTGGGCATGTCACCGTTTTCTCTTTCAGAAGGCTAAGATTAGATTTCCATGCTCTCTTTTATTCCAACATCCTGCTCTTCCTTGTCTGAACCGTAATAGATCTAGGGAGAAATaagtggaaaggagaaaggagagaaaggatagTCCACAGCAGGGCCCCTGAAATAGCACTATTGACATTCTGGGCCAGAGAATTTTTTGCCAGATAATCCTTGCCTTGTGAAATGTTGAGTAGCATCTGCGGCCTCCAACCACTAGGTGCCAGGAACAAttcccagttgtgacaatcaaaaatgcctccacctttttatattttcactagggtttctgtttctccacatcttcaccatcacttgttattttctgttttgttttgtctgatagCAGCCACCCTCGTGGATGTGTTATgctgtctcactgtggttttgatttgcatttccctaacgatCAGTGGTGTTGAGCTTCCCTGCATACAAGTGACCTGTTGGCCACTTGTacaccttctttggagaaatgtctattcgggtcatttccctgttttttttaatccgCTGATCCCTTAAAACTATTTCTATAGGtttatatagttggaatcatagaatatgtaaccttttcagattggcttttgtCACTTAACAATGTGCATTTCAGGTTCTTCCACGTCTTTCCATGACCTGATTgctcacttgcttttttttttttttttttaatttatttgagagagaccaaaagcatgtgcgcatgcacacaaatgaggggcagagggagagggagagaattccaagcaggctccccaccgtcagcacagaccccacggcagggttcaatcccacggccatgagatcatgacctgagccgagatcaagagtcagacactcaaccgactgagccacccaggcaccccacaaatacattctttttaaagatttaaaaatgactAACACTTATAGAACAgttgcaaaaatacaaaaaccttcCAAATAAACCTTACCCATTTTCTCCAACGAACATTTCAGTCCATGTGGCTTAttgtttgctctctttctcccttgctctGTACATGTGTTTATTTCTAAATCATTGGAGAGTAATTTGCAGACATCATATCCctttatccataaatatttcaacATGTATTTCCTAAGAAGAAAGACAGAACCACTCACTCACTGTGGATATCCCCCACAACCTCGCTGTCAAGTAAGGAACAGAAATTATATGattcttcaatttcatttaatacaagaaatgttatttatttaatcaagaaTGAGTTTGGGTAACAAACTGGATTTACATGCTCATTTCTGAGAACAGCACGGACCAAATGAGCCAGCATCACCTCGCCAGAGCCTGAGATGTCTCTGGACAAGCCCTAAGATGAAAAGGTCACTCAGGGACATCCCAGAGAGTGAGCTTTTTGAATGGAAGCAGCCTTACATTCCATGACAAAGCTGTTTAGGAATCAGATTTGCTTTAAAACCTATTCTTTCTATAAAGCATCTTGAATGATTCTCTAGCAAATAGTGTTGTGTGACagttttaatgtgtttattagaGTCTTGTTGCTCAAATCTTTGACAACTGGTAAGCAGTGAAAGGAGGCAAACCCTCCACATACTGGTCTTTTTAACTTATCAAAACACCTAGACTGACTGTAGTGAACAATTCTGTATTGCATACCTGAAATTTGCTAGGGGAGTAGATCTCACGtgttttcatcaaaaaaaaagaaggtaactctgtgaggtgatggatgtgttaattagcttgattaaTTGGCTTGAGTGTGGTGATTATGTCACCATATATACCTACGTCAAAGTATcaaattgtacaccttaaaaatatacaatttttctttgtcaattcTACCTCAATAAAGCCGGAAACAAATTCCGAAGGGCGAGAAAAGCACATGGTAGTTCTGCTGTAAAGCAGTGATTTCACTAAACACACTGAGTAAATGCAAGACGGGTTAGAAACAATTCAAACGCTGGTTCCCAGACAGCAGGTGCGCATCTGTTTTCCCCACTCCTGGCCTGTGGTTAGCGGCAGGTATGCGCAATATTCAGAATTCCAAGGAACAGAGAGTGCTGTAGATCCGCACTAAATGCAGATAATTCAGGCTCAAGTAACAAGAAATCATCACATGAATTCCACACCgaaaatgaaaatcagatatCCTGGGTGGTGGAGGGCAGTTTGCCATGAGCAAAGTGCCACAGCCCCCGCATGTGGCCCACACAGGAGACCCTGACAAGTGGTTTTCCTagctgggaagaggaaaaaggaggaaataccCAAAAGAATGTGAATCTTCTCTTTTCCACAGTACCTTTCCCTCACCGCATCCCCCTCCCAGACTGTAGAGTGTTGTCACATTACATAAGTTACCCCActgccttctttctttaaaagctgacactctaggggcgcctggtggctcagtcgattaagcatctgactcttgatttcagctcaggtcatgatctcatggtttgtgggttcgagccccacattaggctctgtgctgacaatgcagagcctgctctctctctctctctctctctctacctctttctctggccttcccccatgAGCGCACGCACACGGGCATGCTtaccttctctcaaaataaataaataaactcaaaaaaaaaaaaaaaagctggcagTCTACATCAAACTCTTTCTTAATCAAATAGTTTAAAAGTGAATTAAGATGGCACCccagaagggtgcctggctggcccggttggtagagcatgcaactcttaatcttggggtcatgagttcaagccccacattcagtgcagaacctacttaaattaaaaaaacaaaaaaaaaacaaaaaaaaaaacaaatgatatgGCACCTGGAGAGGAAGGCATCTTCATGGTGGTTCTAGGAACTGTAGCTCCAGACGTTACCATCCGCAAACATCATTGGACCTGAGGCTTTAGGATGCAGACTGAACCATAAATCAATCTTGAGGGAAGTGTGATTTTTGGTTACTATGGCAACTTACTGGCAAGACATCGACCTCTTTGCAGTTCTCATGGAACCGGcaaacaaaagagaaggaaaaaaaaaaaacccatctgagagaacagagagaagaggcCTCTGTTGTAGCGCCCCGCCTCCCACAGGAGCTCAGTGAATATTTAATATAACTATAATGTAAGGAAATTTGGTTTttaataactttgaaaaatatcaCTCTATTTTCTACCCACTTGGCAATACAATTAATGATTAGGTTTTGGTGTGCCAACTAAATTCTTGCTGTCTGCTCTCCTCTGtatatgtaattaattttttttttaacatttatttatttttgagagacagagaaaacggagcgtgagtgggggaggggcagagagagagggagacacagaatcggaagcaggctccaggctctgagctgtcagcacagatcccaacgtggggctcaaatccacaaaccgggagatcatgacctgagccaaagtccgacgcttcaccgactgagcccacccaggtgcccggggacatttgttttcaaaatgctcaACTATATTGTGAAAGAATGTTCTAAAAAAGATGTTCTAAACGAGGAAATGCACGGACATCGAATCCAACATACATTCATTTAAAACCAGTccgttgggcgcctgggtggctcagtcggttgagcatctgatttcggctcaggtcatgatctcacaattcatgggttcaagccccacatcgggctttgccagcagcacagaacctgcttcagattctctgactccctctctctctcccactcccccactctcacgtgctctctcttaaaagtaatcattaaaaaagataataattacataaatgaataaataaaaccggTCTTTATGTAAGATTATACTACATCCTAGCTGACAAACATGAGATAATAATTGTATTTTGTGGAAAATGATAGAGGTTCAAGCATGTTGATTTTAATCATGATATAACCTTAAAATGGTTAACAACGTTATATGTGTTTTTAACAATGAAcgtgtttttaaaagtctatagtttaggggcgcctgcatggctcagtcagttgaacatccgacttcagctcaggtcatgacctcatgacctcatggaaccatgacctcatggttggtgggttcgagccgtgCACTGGGgggctgtcaatgcagagcctgcttcagattccctgtcctccctctctgcccctcctttgcacattctcttgctctctgtcaaaaataaacattaaaaaattataaataaataagtctatAGTTTAATTAAGCAAGGTaactctcacagttcatgggatcgagtcctgagtcaggctccatctgctgatggcatggagcctgcttgggattctctctatccccctctctctgcaccgcacccccccccccatgctgctctctctctctctctcaaataaacttaaaaaaaaaaatgccagtcaAGGGAGCCtttcagaagagcatgtgactcttgatctcagggttgtgagttcaagccccacattgggtatagagaatatttttaaaaaattaaatctttaggggcgcctgggtggcgcagtcggttaagcgtccgacttcagccaggtcacgatctcgcggtccgtgagttcgagccccgcgtcgggctctgggctgatggctcagagcctggagcctgtttccgattctgtgtctccctctctctctgcccctcccccgttcatgctctgtctctctctgtcccaaaaataaataaacgttgaaaaaaaaaattaaaaaaaaaaagaaattaaatctttaaacagcacctagctggttcagtcagtagagcatgcaacttttgatctcagaagtcatgagtttgagccccatattgggggtGGAGcccactaaaaaaaataataagtaaaataaaataaaatcttaaaaagaaaaaaaaagctagtcaATTTGTGTGTTTGGATCAGATTCTGAATTTGATCTTTTGACCACACCTTATAATCGCTCGGAATACTGACTGCAGAGTAGGTAGCCATCTTTTTAACAGGAAAAGAACCATATTTTCAAATGGTTgactctctctgcccatacctAAACTGAACAAGAAAGCTCTGGTTTAGTACTCATTTGACCTGCTGACTTCAAAGTGTATGTGTTGCTCTGAGGGACATCATGAGGGCAATTGCTGAAAGGGGAATAGTAACTACATTAAATATCATATCTATATTTAATCTGCCAAATTGATAACAGTGCTATGGTAATGTAAGGAAATGTTGTTTTGAGGAAATGAATGCTCAATACTCGGTAAAGTAttgaattatataattttcaaatgctttcaaatgatttaggaaaaaaagtatatatttggagaaagagagagaatggtaaagcaaatgtggcaactCTCTGTAGATGAACCAATACCAGAAAACTGCCTACCTCCACATTTCttatacatgagaaaaataattccCCAGGTCAGTTAGCTAGTTTGCATTTTGCAGCTGCAAAGTGTTCCTAATGGATAACTCAGTCAACTCCAATTCACCTTCTACAAGCACAGAATCACACTATGAAACTGACCCTCTTGAAAGACAGAAATGGACTTAAGGTTCTAGTAACTTACAAAAGTCACTTAACTATTTGATGCTAAAGTACAGTAACTTCCAAAATGCAAACATCAAAACGAGACTTGTGATAAGTGTTTTGAAAAATGCAAAGTACTCTACAAATGCGAGTAGTTTTTAAAGCTGTGtttatgcttttttccccttttatgcTGTTTAAGATGTTGCTAGAAAGTTAACACTTGTAGAaacaggaacttaaaaaaaattttttttaatgtttactcatttttgagagagagagagagagagagagaagacaagagtgcaagcagggaagggcagagagagagggagacagagattctgaaggagactccaggctctgagctgtcagcacagagcctgatgcgggtcttgaactcacaaacagtgagatcatgacctgagcctaagtcagacgcttaacacactgagacacccaggcgccccaggaactcttaaaaaaattttttttaacgtttatttatttttgagagacagatcatgagcgggagaggggcagagagagagggagacacagaatccaaagcaggctccaggctctgagctgtcagcacagggtctaacgcggggggctcgaacccacgaaccgtgggatcatgaactaagccaaagtcggatgcttaactgactgagccacccaggtgccccaatgcccCAGGAACTCTTTATGTTCATTGTTTGCTTATATGGAAATCCCTCTGcatcaatatttaaatatttttcagtgcaACTACATGAAAGGTAGCAAATTATtatattatctaaaattcaaaagcTTACAGAGGCTAGTACCTATTTCTGCTCCTTTTAGGAGACATAGTCATAATAAAATACATTGCTTAAtttgccaggcattgtgccaagTGACTTGCATACATTGTGTAATTCTCAGAAACATTCAGTGAGTTTGATGCAATTATTACTtcatcatatgtaaaatgaggaaaatacctGCATTTATCTCAGGGctgctgtaaggattaaaagagaccatacataggggcacctggttggctcagtcagtacagcaggTGACTCTTactctctgggtcatgagttcaagccccatgtttgggtgcagagattacttaaatgaataaacaagaactttaaagaaaaaaagagagagagactatacataaagcacttagcacagcagGTGGCAAAAAGGAAGTGCTAAACATACGTTTACCATTTATTGGTACCTTTATTTTACTAgtaaacagacacagagaaaagcaagtggaagaaaaaggatttttttttttcaacgtttatttatttttgggacagagagaaacagagcatgaatgggggaggggcagagagagagggagacacagaatcggaaacaggctccaggctctgagccatcagcccagagcctgacgcggggctcgaactcacggaccgcgagatcgtgacctggctgaagtcggacgcttaaccgactgcgccaccgaggcgccccagaaAAAGGATTTTCAATCCAGGTCTGACTCTCcaattttctgcctttttctatttatttgttttttttttttttaattacctccCCATTCAAGAGGGGGAGCAGGAAATCCTCATGACAGTGGATGAGCTTAAAAGCCAGGAGACCCCTGTTTTGAATTCGCCCTGGACTGTCCTCACGCCTCATCCCCTACCTACCAATACCTGGATAAGCGAGCTCCTCAGGAGGGACTTGCTGAATTAACGACTAGGtttggtttctgttgttgttgtccatttatttttgagagagagagagggggagggagagagcgcaagcacaagggggaggggcagagagagagggagacacaatgttccaagcaggctccaggctcccagctgtcagcacagagtccgccgcagggctcgaacccacgaactgagcgatcataacctgagccaaagtcctaggcttaatcgactgagccacccagtcgccccaaagACTAGGTTTCCAGTCTGGGTTAGCTACATCTTTCTGGGCTGGGTACAACTTTCACGACTCGGCGCTGGTGCCCCATCTGCAGACCCAGAAGAGGCTGTTCAGGTCCTGAACAGGGAAACGACTACGTCTTCCCTTCTCAAACGCAAACTACCAAGGGCTGTCGCCCCCGAACCACTGCGCCTTCAGGGGTCCCAACCCCCACTCACCACTCTGCTCTCCACAGTTCAGGCCACCGCCACATTTTCGCTGCCCCCGCGCGGCGGAGGACGGAGCGCGCCGCACTTCGCGGCGAACTACACCTCCCACAATCCCAGTCGGCCGGACCACCTCCCGCTGGAGGTGGGCGCGGAGGCGGAGCGGATcacccgggggcggggcggggccttcCGAAACGTCCTGCCTGTGTCCTACAGGGTACAACAGTTCATTTTAGGAGAGATTCCTGGGTTCCCTGTTAAAGTAGGACTTCTGTCCCCATTAGGTACGACTCTGCCCTCCGTCCCCTCTGTGGTCCCCTCAGTGTAAGCCGGCAGATGGTCTAGTCCAGGGCCGCCCGTGGACCGCAGCGAGACCCGAGAACGAAAGGCAGGCCGCGCACGCATGCGCAGAGGCGCAGCATGGGGGCGGGAGCCGCTAAGCCCCTTCCCCGCCGCTGTGAAGGTGAgtagggggcggggcggggcgtgtTCCACGTCAAGACTGACCACTGCTCCGCAATGGCCACGGTTGGATCGGCCGCTACCATCTCGACCAACTCTCCGAGCCGTTGACCCCAACTGTCCAGAAAATTGGGGTCCCTAGAAGCTCAGTTTTAGCGTTTGTCCATCAATATCCCACTTCCAATTCAACCACTTCCAGCATTTCGTTGCTATTGTCTAGgtataagtttttcttttctgctagACCATGCGTGTGAAAAATAGCAGCTAACATGTCAGGAGGGCCCACCTTTCGTCTTGGTTTTCTAGCATGTAGCAAACAGCTCCTTCTTGATAAGGTATAGAGCTTAAAGGTTTTTGGACACTTGATTCTATTCAATTGTGTGTCAGATGAGGTACATGCTTTGCCATGCTGTTTCATGTGTGTACGTCTTCTGAGAAGACTCCTTGAGATGATGAAAACAGTGATACACTAAAGACATAGTGGAGGTGATGAAGTTTATAATCTGCCAGGAATACAGAGAATTAAGCAAGCCTCTTATTATGCCCTAACCCTACCCATTTTCCTTACGCCTTGCTGTGTGACTTGGTTATGTTGCTTAACCTTCTGGGCCTACCTTTTCCCATAAAATGAGGAGATTGGATTAGATCTCTTAAGAACTTGCCAGCTCTGAAATTCTGCAATTAGTGAGTAGAATGCAGATGATATCACAATATGGTAATGCTAAACATCATCAACTTCCATTTCTCTGCTAACGCAGGAGAAACATAGCAGGTGTAAGAATGTGGCAGCAGCATTAGAAAGAACTGCCCTTCATTGTACCTGTAATTTCTTCCTGATTGCTGAAAATATGAGATTTGCTGACAATACAACTTTCTTCACTCCTTGTTGTCTGTTTGTAGATCATTGCTAGGAGGAACTCTGGGTACAATTATGAACACAGTGTGTGTAATAATGGCTCACATCTTAAGATCTCATCTGATAAATGCTTCAATGGTACCGAATCGAATGAAAATGCCTCCATATCTTGGTGTCATTAGAAACAGAATGATGTCAACTCAGAAATCCAAAAAGAAGATGAGAGACTATTACAGGCTGCTGAATCTGGATGAAGGATGCTCTGCAGATGATGTCAGGGAAGCTTTTCATAAGCTTGCCAAGCAATACCACCCAGACGGTGGTTCTAGTACAGCGGATTCAGCAACATTTATACAGATCGAAGAAGCTTATAGGAAGGTGCTTTCCCACGTGGTAGCACAAGCAAATGCCGGACAGAATAAagttgaagaagcagaggaagaggaagaaaagttcaAATATAAAACACCCCAACACCGACATTATTTAAGTTTTGAAGGTATTGGTTTCGGAAGTCCCAGTCAACGAGAGAAGCAATATAGGCAATTTAGAGCAGACCGTGCAACTGAACAAGTGATGGAATATCAGAAGCAGAAACTACAAAGCCAGTATTTCATTGATAGCGTAATTGTTAAAGATGTAAGACAGAGTAAAGAACAAAAGATAACTCAGGCTATTGAGCGTTTAGTAGAGGATCTCATTCAGGAATCAATGGCAAAAGGAGACTTTGACAATCTCAGTGGGAAGGGAAAACctctaaaaaaattttctggCTGTTCATATATTGATCCCATGACTCACAACCTGAACAGAATATTGATAGATAATGGATACCAACCAGAATGGATCCTCatgcaaaaggaaataaaggataCTATCGATCAACTCAGAGAGGCAATTTTAGTGTCAAGGAAAAAACTTGGGAATCCAATGACACCAACTGAACAGAAACAGTGGAACCAAGTTTGTGAGCAGTTTCACGAAAACATCAGGAAACTGAACAAGCgaattaatgattttaatttaattgttccCCTCCTGAGCAGGCAAAAAGTCCATTTTGATGCACAGAAAGAGATTGCCAGAGCCCAGGAAATATATGAAGCccttatgaaaacaaaagaagtcacagataaaaacccaaacaacactgatcagggagaaggggagaaaataccTGGAGTCAAGACAGGCTTTTTTCACTGGATGAATGTGTGGAAATTTATTAAAATCTGACCATTTAAATATCCATAATACTACCCCAAATCATTTTCAGTTGTACTGATGTCATACATAGGGGATGATATTTATTGCTACAACACAAGAGTTTGAGAAATGTATGCCTCTGCACTTTTCACAAAACTAATCACATCTCTAGTGATGTATAAGTGAGAAAGTTGTAAGAAACTGAGAGAAGTGGTCAACCAGCTTTGCTCTGAGGATATTGCAAGAAAAGAACTCCTAAGAAAACAGTTTAATCCATTTCAGAGTTTAAATGTCAGTCATAGGTGAAACGCATTAGGACAAGGACTCAGACTGGGAATCATAAAGGGTAGTCCAAAAGTCTTAGTGCACTTTTAAGCTCTAGTAACTTAAAGACCGTTGCTGTTGCTATCTTCACAGCTActtaaacaacaatgaaaaaaaccctaagaagtattataaaaagtcacaaaactatGGAAGTATGGAATCTAGGCAAGCAAACCTCCAAATGATGAATGTTCTTTGCAAGCTTGCTGCATTTCGACCTTGTGGTTATTAAAGTTTAAAACTGTTCTAAGACTTTTGGGATACTCTTTATGTGGATGGAAATGTTATGATCAGGAAATTAGCCCAAAGGAGTTACTGTACTCTCCCTTTTTTATAAAGACCTTCCTTGTGGGTAttgaataacacacacacacacacacacacacacacacacacacacactatctggGTTGTGCTTTTTCCTTCCCAACTTCGTTATCTTGGCTATAGAGAAATCCATCAGCCAAGATAGTTGATATAGCTGTTCTAGAAATAAACTCCAGTGGCCATTTTAAAGAGTTTGGGtgtattttctatccttttggagattaaaaaaaaaaaaaaagtccttgggCTCAATGGAAATTTAAGATTTCACTCTGGCTTCATCTCTAATCAGAGATTGAAATGTTAGGTTTACATATATCTATCTGAAGCCTGTCTTTGTCATGTATCAGATTTCCCAGAGGCTTTTTCCATATGAGAATCTCAATTTAGGGATCCAATTTCCTGTCTTAGGAACCctttcacacacaaaaagatgtctGGATTTTGTGCCAGTTTGCACTTTTGACGAATGACAAAGAGATTAACATTCGTGAGATTGTGTTCTGTCCACTTTCAGAAAATCTGCCTTTTTTAGATTTGTGTAATTGCTTTAGCCACAGAACTGGGCAACTAGAAGGATACAGAGGGTGGTCAAACTGAGCAGATCTTTTTCCTTATTTAGAGTGTTGTGTTATGGATGTTGTTCAAAAATGGCACCTGCCACTCTGATCTTGAAagaacaagttttttttaaattttttttatgtttattcatttttgaaagacagagagagacagagcacaagcaggggtggggtggagagaaagggggacacagaatccgaagcaggctccagactctgagctgtcagcacagagcccgacgcggggctcgaactcacaaactgtgagatcatgacctgagccgaagccagacgctcaaccgactgggccacccaggcgccccaagaacaagTTATTTTGTAAAGTATGTGATA
Encoded here:
- the DNAJC28 gene encoding dnaJ homolog subfamily C member 28, giving the protein MNTVCVIMAHILRSHLINASMVPNRMKMPPYLGVIRNRMMSTQKSKKKMRDYYRLLNLDEGCSADDVREAFHKLAKQYHPDGGSSTADSATFIQIEEAYRKVLSHVVAQANAGQNKVEEAEEEEEKFKYKTPQHRHYLSFEGIGFGSPSQREKQYRQFRADRATEQVMEYQKQKLQSQYFIDSVIVKDVRQSKEQKITQAIERLVEDLIQESMAKGDFDNLSGKGKPLKKFSGCSYIDPMTHNLNRILIDNGYQPEWILMQKEIKDTIDQLREAILVSRKKLGNPMTPTEQKQWNQVCEQFHENIRKLNKRINDFNLIVPLLSRQKVHFDAQKEIARAQEIYEALMKTKEVTDKNPNNTDQGEGEKIPGVKTGFFHWMNVWKFIKI